A genome region from Colwellia sp. Arc7-D includes the following:
- the dsbC gene encoding bifunctional protein-disulfide isomerase/oxidoreductase DsbC — MYQKFLLVAALGVLSLTHNVAAYAEPASPSNNSVMLAQTQSPEIAAVKAKLTQSLGFNVASIKPSKMAGMVEVLTDQGLFYASADGNFLLHGKMYGLGDTVSNLTEESLAQVRVDGMVKFTDSMIVYPAKNEKHVVTVFTDITCGYCRKMHEQMDAYNDKGITVRYLAYPRAGVKDRNGGYSQGFKDLRSIWCHEDAGSALTKAKSGSSVAARICEMPIEEEFNFGRQVGVTGTPAIILENGMMVPGYQDPDKLFTLLETTQQGG; from the coding sequence ATGTATCAGAAATTTTTATTGGTTGCAGCACTTGGTGTGCTGAGTTTAACTCACAATGTGGCTGCTTATGCAGAGCCGGCTTCGCCATCAAATAATAGTGTAATGTTAGCTCAGACACAGTCACCAGAGATTGCAGCGGTTAAAGCAAAGCTTACACAATCTTTAGGCTTTAATGTTGCGAGCATTAAGCCATCAAAGATGGCAGGCATGGTAGAAGTGTTAACAGATCAAGGTTTGTTTTATGCAAGCGCTGATGGTAATTTTTTATTGCATGGTAAAATGTATGGCTTAGGCGATACCGTGAGTAATTTAACTGAAGAAAGCTTAGCGCAAGTTCGTGTTGATGGCATGGTTAAATTTACTGACTCTATGATTGTTTACCCGGCAAAAAACGAAAAGCATGTAGTAACAGTATTTACTGATATCACCTGTGGTTACTGTCGAAAAATGCATGAGCAAATGGATGCTTACAACGATAAAGGCATAACCGTACGTTATTTAGCTTATCCTCGTGCTGGTGTTAAAGATAGAAACGGTGGCTATTCACAAGGTTTTAAAGATTTACGCTCAATTTGGTGTCATGAAGATGCTGGGTCAGCATTAACTAAAGCTAAAAGTGGCTCATCAGTTGCTGCACGTATTTGTGAAATGCCTATTGAAGAAGAGTTTAACTTTGGCCGTCAAGTTGGCGTAACGGGTACACCTGCAATTATACTTGAAAATGGCATGATGGTGCCAGGCTATCAAGACCCAGACAAACTATTTACGTTACTAGAAACCACTCAACAAGGTGGTTAA
- the fldB gene encoding flavodoxin FldB translates to MNIALFYGSTTCYTEIAAEKIQAELGADIVSLFNIKDTPLAEMENHDILILGISTWDYGEIQEDWESHWPEIANIDLEGKIIALYGMGDQIGYTDWFQDALGMLHEQVLAQGGYVIGYWPNEGYEFAESKALTENKQQFVGLALDEDNQYNASEERITLWCQQINLEIADILAD, encoded by the coding sequence ATGAACATCGCATTATTTTACGGCTCAACCACGTGTTATACCGAAATAGCAGCAGAAAAAATTCAAGCAGAACTCGGTGCTGATATTGTCAGTTTATTTAATATTAAAGATACGCCATTAGCTGAAATGGAAAATCACGATATTTTAATTTTAGGTATTTCTACTTGGGACTATGGTGAAATTCAAGAAGATTGGGAGTCACACTGGCCTGAAATTGCCAATATAGATCTCGAAGGTAAAATAATTGCCTTATATGGCATGGGCGATCAAATTGGCTACACCGATTGGTTTCAAGATGCATTAGGCATGTTACATGAACAAGTACTGGCTCAAGGCGGTTATGTTATCGGTTATTGGCCAAATGAAGGTTATGAATTTGCAGAATCGAAAGCGTTAACCGAAAACAAACAACAGTTTGTTGGTTTAGCTCTAGATGAAGACAATCAATACAATGCCAGTGAAGAGCGTATTACACTTTGGTGCCAACAAATTAACCTTGAAATTGCAGATATTCTAGCGGATTAA
- a CDS encoding cytochrome c: MKTLPSLILLTAAISTASFLTLTTSAQATEVRQASNEKQADTAITYRKSVLQLIRSNMGPLGAMAKGNIPMNADVITKNAERIAFLAPMMHDYFSLDTSKFNIKTDAKDSIWSNHKDFSNKIDDLVTAANGLKMVGEKNEKDSFKKAIGAVGASCKSCHDDFKKD, encoded by the coding sequence ATGAAAACTTTACCAAGCCTAATATTATTAACAGCGGCTATATCAACAGCAAGCTTTTTAACCTTAACCACTAGCGCACAAGCAACAGAAGTAAGACAAGCAAGTAATGAAAAACAAGCTGATACGGCAATTACCTACCGTAAGTCTGTTCTGCAGTTAATTCGCAGTAATATGGGCCCCTTAGGCGCTATGGCTAAAGGTAATATTCCTATGAATGCTGATGTGATTACAAAAAACGCTGAGCGTATAGCTTTTTTAGCACCAATGATGCATGACTACTTTTCGCTGGATACCAGTAAATTTAATATAAAAACTGATGCTAAAGACAGCATTTGGTCAAACCATAAAGATTTTAGCAATAAAATAGATGACTTAGTTACTGCGGCTAATGGCTTAAAAATGGTTGGAGAAAAGAATGAAAAAGATAGTTTTAAAAAAGCTATCGGTGCCGTTGGCGCAAGCTGTAAATCTTGTCATGATGATTTTAAAAAAGATTAA
- a CDS encoding cytochrome b/b6 domain-containing protein — protein sequence MKIKVWDLPIRICHWLLVIIIAFQFISVKVLDEEMLANATQWHFYGGYACLAIVIFRILWGVLGTYYAKFSQFVISPIKTLHYLRGKGSQDYIGHNPMGAYSVIALLSLILAQAISGLFTTDDIFNDAPYYGVLNNFWQAIANFIHHNIVYVLLGFIVLHIGVILFYKIKHKKHLTSAMITGKKTVNEAVHSQGSFPWLGFIVCIAMTAITLYFIIEIWPPVPVDDYFGY from the coding sequence ATGAAAATAAAAGTGTGGGATCTGCCTATTCGGATCTGTCACTGGTTGTTGGTCATCATTATTGCTTTTCAATTTATCAGTGTAAAAGTATTAGATGAAGAAATGCTAGCCAATGCTACGCAGTGGCATTTTTATGGCGGTTACGCCTGCCTTGCTATCGTCATTTTTAGAATTTTATGGGGAGTATTAGGTACTTACTACGCTAAGTTTAGTCAGTTTGTCATATCACCTATAAAGACCTTACATTACTTACGCGGTAAAGGCTCACAAGATTACATTGGGCATAACCCAATGGGCGCTTATTCTGTTATAGCCTTGTTGTCACTAATACTAGCTCAGGCGATTAGCGGCTTATTTACCACAGATGACATTTTTAATGATGCTCCATACTACGGTGTACTGAATAATTTTTGGCAAGCTATAGCTAATTTTATACATCACAATATAGTTTATGTGCTACTCGGCTTTATTGTTCTGCATATAGGCGTAATTTTGTTTTATAAAATTAAGCACAAAAAACATTTAACAAGTGCAATGATCACCGGTAAGAAAACAGTAAATGAAGCTGTACATTCTCAAGGATCGTTTCCGTGGTTAGGCTTTATAGTCTGTATTGCTATGACAGCGATAACTTTATATTTCATTATTGAAATATGGCCGCCAGTACCTGTTGATGACTATTTTGGTTACTAA
- the lysS gene encoding lysine--tRNA ligase, with translation MTDQANQDENKLIAERRGKLVKIRENCPANGHPNKFDRKHYAADLQAEHGEKDKETLEAETGLYSIAGRVMAKRGPFLVLQDMTGRIQAYAHKTVQKDIKERWGTLDIGDIIGVTGTMHMSGKGDLYVNMDKYELLTKSLRPLPEKFHGLSDVETKYRQRYVDLIINEDTRNTFKIRSKIVDGIRKFLTDRDFMEVETPMLQTIPGGASAKPFETFHNALDIQMYMRIAPELYLKRLVVGGFEKVFEINRNFRNEGLSTRHNPEFTMIEFYQAYADYHDLMNLTEDMLRTLAEDVMGSSVIRNTVKNADGEVVEEKFYDFGQKFTRLSMVDAILLHGNDLDENVLRNPEANFDALKAMAKAVGVKETDASKVWGAGKYICEIFEEVAEHMLDQPTFITEYPWEVSPLARRNDDNPFITDRFEFFVGGRELANGFSELNDAEDQAARFQNQVAGKDAGDDEAMHYDADYIQALEYGLPPTAGEGIGIDRLVMLFTDSPTIKDVILFPHMRPLAE, from the coding sequence ATGACTGATCAAGCAAACCAAGACGAAAACAAGTTGATTGCCGAGCGTCGTGGCAAATTAGTAAAAATTCGAGAAAACTGTCCGGCTAATGGCCACCCTAATAAGTTTGACCGAAAACACTATGCTGCTGATTTACAAGCTGAACACGGTGAAAAAGATAAAGAAACGCTTGAAGCTGAAACTGGTCTTTACAGCATTGCTGGTCGTGTTATGGCTAAACGTGGTCCATTCTTAGTATTGCAAGATATGACAGGTCGCATTCAAGCTTATGCCCACAAAACAGTGCAAAAAGATATTAAAGAGCGTTGGGGCACTTTAGATATTGGCGATATTATCGGTGTTACCGGTACTATGCATATGTCGGGTAAAGGTGACTTGTACGTTAATATGGATAAATACGAGCTGTTAACTAAATCGTTACGTCCATTACCAGAAAAATTTCACGGTTTATCAGACGTTGAAACAAAATATCGTCAACGTTACGTTGATTTGATCATCAACGAAGATACCCGTAATACCTTTAAAATTCGCTCAAAAATTGTTGATGGTATTCGTAAATTTTTAACTGACCGTGATTTTATGGAAGTTGAAACACCTATGCTACAAACTATTCCTGGTGGCGCATCAGCTAAGCCTTTTGAAACTTTTCATAATGCCTTAGACATTCAAATGTATATGCGTATCGCACCAGAGCTTTATTTAAAACGTTTGGTTGTAGGTGGGTTTGAAAAAGTATTTGAGATTAACCGTAACTTCCGTAACGAAGGTTTATCAACACGTCATAACCCAGAATTCACTATGATTGAATTCTATCAAGCTTATGCTGATTACCATGACCTTATGAACCTTACTGAAGACATGCTACGTACACTAGCTGAAGACGTAATGGGGTCTTCTGTTATTCGTAATACGGTTAAAAACGCTGATGGTGAAGTAGTAGAAGAGAAGTTCTATGACTTTGGCCAAAAGTTTACTCGTTTATCAATGGTTGATGCGATTTTATTGCACGGTAATGATTTAGACGAAAATGTTTTACGTAACCCTGAAGCTAACTTTGACGCGCTTAAAGCAATGGCAAAAGCTGTTGGCGTGAAAGAAACTGACGCGTCGAAAGTTTGGGGTGCAGGTAAATATATTTGTGAAATATTTGAAGAAGTTGCGGAGCATATGCTTGACCAACCTACGTTTATCACAGAATATCCGTGGGAAGTTTCTCCATTAGCACGTCGTAATGATGACAACCCATTCATAACTGATCGTTTTGAATTCTTCGTTGGTGGACGCGAATTAGCCAATGGTTTCTCAGAGCTTAACGATGCTGAAGACCAAGCTGCACGTTTCCAAAACCAAGTAGCGGGTAAAGACGCGGGTGATGATGAAGCAATGCATTATGACGCAGATTATATTCAAGCGCTTGAATACGGTTTACCACCAACTGCTGGTGAAGGTATTGGTATTGATCGATTAGTGATGTTATTCACAGATTCACCAACGATTAAAGACGTTATATTGTTCCCTCACATGCGTCCATTAGCTGAGTAA
- the srmB gene encoding ATP-dependent RNA helicase SrmB produces the protein MFEQFDLDSALLGGVENAGFKKPTSIQELVLPVAMTGKDVLASAPTGTGKTAAFLLPAAQHLLDYPRRGSGFPRVLILSPTRELAIQTHEQCEKLTALTSIKSAVITGGVNYGSHKEVLTGNTDILVATPGRLMEYIESEQFDSREIEILILDEADRMLAMGFAETINRIVGEARWRKQTMLFSATLEGAAVVRFSRELLNDPVFLEANPSRKEKAKIHQWMHLADDKDHKFALLMNILQQEEVERVLVFANKRETVQYLSGKLYAENMPCVWLEGKMQQDKRNTSVERLRNGTVNVLVATDVAERGLDIDDITHVINFDMPRTADIYLHRIGRTGRAGNKGTAISLVEAHDMTVIGKIERYIKERLPRRVIETLRPKYKEARVATKKTKVKRTVAQKKAKAKKMAKRTKS, from the coding sequence ATGTTTGAGCAGTTTGACCTAGATTCCGCATTATTAGGCGGCGTTGAAAATGCAGGCTTTAAAAAGCCAACGTCTATCCAAGAATTAGTACTTCCAGTCGCTATGACAGGCAAAGACGTATTAGCTTCAGCCCCAACAGGAACCGGAAAAACAGCGGCTTTCCTTTTACCCGCTGCTCAACACTTGCTCGACTATCCACGTCGAGGTTCAGGTTTTCCGCGTGTACTCATTTTGTCACCAACACGCGAACTTGCCATACAAACTCATGAACAATGTGAGAAATTAACCGCGCTAACTAGCATTAAATCTGCAGTTATTACCGGTGGTGTTAATTATGGCAGCCATAAAGAAGTGCTAACAGGTAACACCGATATTTTAGTTGCTACACCTGGCCGTTTAATGGAATACATTGAAAGCGAACAGTTTGATAGCCGTGAAATTGAAATTTTGATTTTAGATGAAGCTGACCGCATGCTTGCAATGGGCTTTGCTGAAACCATTAATCGCATTGTTGGCGAAGCACGCTGGCGTAAACAAACCATGCTGTTTTCTGCAACACTCGAAGGTGCTGCGGTAGTGCGTTTTTCTCGCGAACTTTTAAACGATCCGGTATTTTTAGAAGCAAATCCTTCTCGTAAAGAAAAAGCAAAAATACATCAGTGGATGCACTTAGCTGACGACAAAGATCATAAATTCGCCTTATTGATGAACATATTGCAGCAAGAAGAAGTTGAACGTGTACTTGTTTTTGCTAATAAACGTGAAACCGTACAGTATCTTTCAGGCAAACTTTATGCTGAAAACATGCCTTGCGTATGGCTTGAAGGCAAAATGCAACAAGACAAACGTAACACCTCAGTAGAACGTTTACGTAATGGTACGGTAAATGTTTTAGTGGCAACCGATGTAGCTGAACGTGGTCTAGATATTGACGATATAACCCATGTAATAAATTTTGATATGCCACGCACTGCTGATATATATTTGCATCGCATTGGCCGTACAGGTCGTGCTGGCAACAAAGGCACCGCTATTTCATTAGTTGAAGCACATGATATGACTGTTATAGGTAAAATCGAACGCTACATTAAAGAGCGCTTACCTAGACGAGTGATTGAAACGTTAAGACCGAAATATAAAGAAGCACGTGTTGCCACCAAAAAGACCAAAGTGAAAAGAACTGTGGCACAAAAGAAAGCGAAAGCGAAAAAAATGGCTAAACGAACAAAAAGTTAA
- a CDS encoding AmpG family muropeptide MFS transporter, which yields MQSPTFKQAIFNRRMLICIFTGFSSGLPLFILYQLVPGWLRSEGVSLTEIGLFSLIGIPYVWKFIWSPLMDRYSLPVLGRRRSWMLLTQVLLLFSIAGFGFVDPVMNIWSVAYLAASVAFFSASQDIVLDAYRRELLPEHELGLGNSIHVQAYRLSGLVPGSLAFILADHISWQAVFLIVAAFMFIGIFLSLTIKELNNSAQAPKTLQDAVVLPFKDFINREGIKSALLILAFLFLYKLGDSMATALQTPFFIDLGFTKTEIGVVAKTASLIAMTIGLAVGGIVMIKLSINRALWLFGFVQIISILGFAALAEIGHNTYALAFAMGFEYLGVGLGTAAFTAFIARATNPAFAATQFALFTALTALPRTFANATTGMIVEQIGWTNFYFICTALAIPGMLMLLKVAPWREPTKQATQEIA from the coding sequence ATGCAATCTCCAACCTTTAAGCAAGCAATATTTAATCGTCGCATGCTAATTTGTATATTCACTGGCTTTAGCTCTGGGCTACCTTTGTTTATTTTATACCAACTCGTGCCGGGTTGGTTACGCTCTGAAGGAGTCAGCCTGACTGAAATAGGCTTATTCTCATTAATTGGTATTCCGTACGTTTGGAAGTTTATTTGGTCACCTTTAATGGACAGGTACTCTTTACCTGTTCTTGGTCGACGCCGCAGTTGGATGTTACTTACCCAAGTACTTTTACTCTTCTCCATTGCTGGTTTTGGGTTTGTTGACCCTGTAATGAACATTTGGAGTGTTGCTTATTTAGCTGCCTCTGTTGCATTTTTTAGTGCTAGCCAAGATATAGTACTCGACGCTTACCGGCGTGAACTTCTACCTGAGCATGAATTGGGTTTAGGTAATTCTATTCACGTACAAGCTTATCGACTTTCTGGCTTAGTACCCGGTTCATTAGCATTTATTCTAGCTGATCACATCAGTTGGCAAGCCGTATTCCTTATTGTTGCGGCTTTTATGTTTATTGGTATTTTTCTTAGCCTGACAATAAAAGAGCTTAACAATAGCGCACAAGCGCCAAAAACTTTACAAGATGCGGTTGTCTTGCCCTTTAAAGACTTTATCAACAGAGAAGGCATAAAATCAGCCTTGCTAATACTCGCTTTTTTATTTTTATATAAGCTAGGCGATAGTATGGCGACAGCATTACAAACACCTTTTTTCATTGATTTGGGCTTCACAAAAACTGAAATTGGTGTTGTTGCTAAAACCGCGTCATTAATTGCTATGACCATAGGTTTGGCGGTTGGTGGTATAGTAATGATTAAGCTGAGTATTAATCGAGCCCTTTGGTTATTTGGTTTTGTGCAAATAATCAGTATTTTAGGTTTTGCTGCTTTAGCTGAAATTGGTCACAATACTTACGCCTTAGCTTTTGCAATGGGTTTTGAATACTTGGGCGTAGGCCTGGGTACAGCGGCCTTTACAGCTTTTATTGCTAGAGCAACTAACCCTGCATTTGCTGCAACGCAATTTGCATTATTTACAGCATTAACGGCATTACCCAGAACATTTGCGAATGCCACCACAGGCATGATTGTCGAACAGATAGGTTGGACTAATTTTTACTTCATATGCACCGCGTTAGCGATACCGGGTATGCTAATGCTATTAAAAGTTGCGCCATGGCGTGAACCAACTAAACAAGCAACGCAGGAGATAGCGTAA
- a CDS encoding peptidylprolyl isomerase, with product MMRSFSVIFLFLFSVTCNAKNLAIDPDNLFPQVKLETSMGVIIVELDRIRAPLTVDNFLTYVVSGEYDDTIFHRVVSEFIVQGGGYNENFELKKVNENIVNESGNGLKNEIGTIAMAKERHPHSANRQFFFNVNDNTSLDPGRKWGYTVFGAITEGQEVVDAMALVTTDYSDVMGWEDVPLEPIMLIKASLLPAL from the coding sequence ATCATGAGAAGTTTTTCGGTTATATTTTTATTTTTATTTTCAGTTACCTGTAATGCCAAGAACTTAGCGATAGACCCTGACAATCTATTTCCACAGGTAAAACTTGAAACCTCAATGGGAGTAATTATTGTTGAACTTGATAGAATTCGTGCTCCGTTGACGGTAGATAATTTTTTAACTTATGTTGTTTCAGGCGAGTATGACGACACAATCTTTCATCGTGTGGTGTCTGAATTCATTGTTCAAGGTGGCGGTTATAACGAAAATTTTGAACTTAAAAAAGTAAATGAAAACATAGTAAATGAGTCTGGTAACGGCTTAAAAAATGAAATAGGCACAATCGCCATGGCGAAAGAGCGTCATCCTCACTCAGCCAACAGACAGTTCTTTTTTAATGTTAATGACAATACCAGTTTAGATCCTGGCAGAAAATGGGGATACACTGTTTTTGGCGCTATAACTGAAGGCCAGGAGGTTGTAGATGCTATGGCACTAGTAACAACAGACTATAGTGATGTAATGGGCTGGGAGGATGTTCCTTTAGAACCAATAATGTTAATTAAAGCCAGTTTATTGCCAGCGTTATAA
- the prfB gene encoding peptide chain release factor 2 (programmed frameshift): MLEVNPVLNKVKEIRERTNLLRGYLDYDQKSERLVEVSRELESADVWNDPERAQALGRERAALEAVVETIDEMDSGCEDIEGLVELAVEAEDEETFNDAEAETKALETSLEKLEFRRMFSGEHDANNCYLDIQSGSGGTEAQDWAEMLMRMYLRWGEANGYKTEAIEVTGGDVAGIKGCTIKYTGEYAFGWLRTETGVHRLVRKSPFDSSGRRHTSFASAFIYPEIDDNIEIDINPADLRIDTFRASGAGGQHVNKTDSAIRITHEPTGAVVACQADRSQHKNRATAMKLLKAKLYEMEMQKQNEGKQELEDGKSDIGWGSQIRSYVLDDSRIKDLRTGVENRNTQAVLDGDLNKFLEASLKSGL, translated from the exons ATGTTAGAAGTTAACCCAGTACTCAATAAAGTTAAAGAAATTCGCGAACGCACCAATTTGCTTCGGGGGTACCTT GACTACGATCAAAAGTCAGAACGTTTGGTTGAAGTTTCACGCGAGTTAGAATCAGCAGATGTATGGAATGATCCAGAGCGTGCACAAGCATTGGGTCGTGAGCGCGCGGCATTAGAAGCCGTTGTTGAAACCATTGACGAGATGGATTCAGGTTGTGAAGATATCGAAGGCTTAGTGGAGCTTGCTGTTGAAGCTGAAGACGAAGAAACTTTTAATGATGCCGAAGCGGAAACAAAAGCGTTAGAAACTAGCCTTGAAAAGTTAGAGTTTCGCCGTATGTTCTCTGGCGAGCACGATGCGAATAACTGCTACTTAGATATTCAGTCAGGCTCAGGCGGTACAGAAGCACAAGATTGGGCTGAAATGCTCATGCGTATGTATTTACGCTGGGGTGAAGCCAACGGTTATAAAACCGAAGCGATTGAAGTGACCGGCGGAGATGTCGCCGGCATTAAAGGTTGTACTATTAAATACACCGGCGAATATGCTTTTGGTTGGCTGCGAACAGAAACCGGCGTACATCGTTTAGTACGCAAATCACCGTTTGACTCTAGTGGCCGTCGACATACTTCGTTTGCTTCTGCTTTTATCTACCCAGAAATTGACGACAATATCGAAATTGATATTAACCCAGCAGATCTTCGCATAGATACCTTTCGTGCTTCTGGTGCCGGTGGTCAACATGTTAACAAAACAGATTCTGCCATACGTATTACCCATGAACCAACAGGTGCAGTAGTGGCTTGTCAGGCGGATCGTTCTCAGCATAAAAACCGTGCAACAGCGATGAAGCTTTTAAAAGCTAAGTTGTATGAAATGGAAATGCAAAAACAGAACGAAGGTAAACAAGAGTTAGAAGACGGAAAGTCTGATATCGGATGGGGCAGCCAAATACGCTCTTATGTATTAGATGACAGTCGCATTAAAGATTTACGTACCGGAGTCGAAAATCGAAATACGCAAGCCGTATTGGATGGTGACTTAAACAAATTTCTAGAAGCTAGTTTAAAATCTGGCTTATAA
- a CDS encoding YajG family lipoprotein — protein sequence MKSTLFKFMLLGTTALLIACSTPIKQVIVSPELNIGSSNAYQQKQAQLGLRDLRTSPHIVQILRTGEAAILYSPQQPIIDTVEKSLSSALKANGLQIKAPAANQVEIIIDNALVSVQQSMMKYSASNQMNIRVVINNSKGTLTKTFKITGTSKGPLKADLAVLERDFNQQLAKLLTQIVQNEELQQFMQ from the coding sequence ATGAAATCAACACTATTTAAGTTTATGCTTTTAGGTACAACAGCTTTATTAATCGCTTGCAGTACGCCAATCAAACAGGTAATTGTCAGCCCAGAACTTAATATTGGTAGTAGTAACGCCTACCAACAAAAACAAGCGCAATTAGGTTTGCGTGATTTACGCACCTCACCCCACATCGTACAAATTTTACGTACAGGTGAAGCTGCAATATTATATTCACCGCAACAGCCTATTATTGACACCGTAGAAAAATCACTTAGCTCAGCATTAAAAGCTAATGGCTTGCAAATTAAAGCGCCAGCTGCCAATCAAGTTGAAATCATTATCGATAATGCTTTGGTAAGTGTTCAACAATCAATGATGAAATATAGCGCAAGTAATCAAATGAATATTCGTGTGGTTATAAATAATAGTAAAGGTACGTTAACAAAAACATTTAAAATAACGGGCACGAGTAAAGGGCCTCTAAAGGCGGATTTAGCGGTACTAGAGCGTGATTTTAATCAACAACTCGCGAAGTTATTAACACAAATAGTACAAAATGAAGAATTACAGCAGTTTATGCAATAG
- the recJ gene encoding single-stranded-DNA-specific exonuclease RecJ, which produces MMHKEIIRRDQVNDEHLPATLHPIVRQLYARRGVTSKDQLELTASHLCAVDSLKGLPEACELLYQALKDKKNITVIGDFDADGATSTALMMEALRMLGSTNHHFLVPNRFKYGYGLTPEIVDIAASQGAQVLVTVDNGISCIAGVKRAKELGLQVVVTDHHLPGAETPPADAIVNPNQRGCNFASKSLAGVGVAFYFMLALRKYLREQNWFEQQGIKEPNIAQLLDLVALGTVADVVSLDANNRILVEQGLKRIRAGATRPGIQALIEIAGKNQQKLVASDFGFALGPRINAAGRLDDMAFGINCLLANDLSTARVMAADLDDLNKARREIEQGMQIEAEQVLASLKFSEDNLPNGISLFHSDWHQGVIGIVAGRLKEKYHRPSIVFAKGNDDLDSNSIETNNTEIKGSARSIPGLHIRDLLEYIDSQHPGIIIKFGGHAMAAGLSIEADQFQQFSILFEKYAQQWLSEEALTGIISSDGELLTNDMTLAFAEILREAGPWGQNFPEPVFDDVFNLVQQRIVGEKHLKLVVEKDQQIFDAIAFNVDIKRWPDNQAKQVKLAYRLDINEFRGKQTVQLMVEQLD; this is translated from the coding sequence ATCATGCATAAAGAGATCATACGTCGAGATCAGGTAAACGATGAGCATTTACCTGCTACCTTGCATCCTATTGTTCGACAACTATATGCACGTCGTGGTGTTACCAGCAAAGACCAACTTGAATTAACCGCGTCTCATTTATGTGCTGTTGATTCTTTAAAAGGTTTGCCAGAGGCTTGTGAGCTTTTATATCAAGCGCTCAAAGATAAAAAGAATATTACCGTAATAGGTGACTTTGATGCCGATGGCGCTACCAGTACCGCGCTAATGATGGAAGCATTACGAATGTTAGGTTCCACAAACCATCATTTTTTAGTACCTAATCGGTTTAAATATGGTTATGGCCTAACCCCTGAAATAGTTGATATTGCGGCTTCACAAGGCGCGCAAGTATTAGTCACTGTTGATAATGGCATTAGTTGTATCGCTGGCGTTAAAAGAGCAAAAGAATTAGGGCTACAAGTTGTGGTTACTGATCACCACTTACCCGGAGCAGAAACACCCCCTGCCGATGCCATTGTTAACCCTAACCAACGCGGTTGTAATTTTGCCAGTAAATCGTTAGCCGGAGTGGGTGTGGCGTTCTACTTTATGTTGGCATTAAGAAAATATTTGCGTGAACAAAACTGGTTTGAGCAACAAGGTATTAAAGAACCTAATATAGCGCAATTACTTGATTTAGTTGCCTTAGGCACAGTCGCTGATGTGGTGTCACTTGATGCTAATAATCGCATTCTAGTTGAACAAGGATTAAAACGAATTCGCGCTGGTGCTACTCGACCAGGCATACAGGCGCTAATTGAAATTGCTGGTAAAAATCAGCAAAAATTAGTAGCGAGTGATTTTGGTTTTGCCTTAGGACCGCGAATAAATGCAGCAGGGCGTTTAGATGATATGGCTTTTGGTATTAATTGTTTACTAGCAAATGACTTGTCTACTGCAAGAGTTATGGCAGCCGATTTGGATGATTTAAATAAAGCGCGCAGAGAAATAGAACAAGGTATGCAAATTGAGGCAGAGCAAGTTTTGGCTAGCCTAAAGTTTAGTGAAGACAATTTACCCAATGGTATAAGTTTGTTTCATAGCGATTGGCATCAGGGTGTCATTGGCATTGTTGCCGGGCGGTTAAAAGAAAAATATCATCGTCCTAGTATTGTTTTTGCTAAGGGTAATGATGACCTTGATAGTAATAGCATTGAAACTAACAATACCGAGATTAAGGGCTCTGCACGATCCATTCCTGGCTTACATATACGTGATTTACTAGAGTACATTGACAGTCAGCACCCCGGAATTATTATAAAGTTTGGCGGGCATGCTATGGCTGCGGGCTTATCGATAGAAGCTGATCAATTTCAACAATTTTCAATTCTATTTGAAAAATATGCTCAGCAATGGCTAAGTGAAGAAGCACTTACAGGAATAATCTCTTCAGATGGTGAGCTATTAACCAACGATATGACCCTAGCCTTTGCAGAAATATTACGTGAAGCTGGCCCCTGGGGGCAAAATTTTCCAGAGCCGGTATTTGATGATGTTTTTAACTTAGTTCAACAACGTATTGTTGGCGAAAAACATTTAAAGTTAGTAGTAGAAAAAGATCAACAAATTTTTGATGCTATTGCGTTCAATGTTGATATCAAACGCTGGCCAGACAATCAAGCAAAGCAAGTTAAGTTAGCGTATCGGTTAGATATAAATGAGTTTCGTGGCAAGCAAACAGTACAATTAATGGTAGAGCAATTAGACTGA